The Microplitis demolitor isolate Queensland-Clemson2020A chromosome 9, iyMicDemo2.1a, whole genome shotgun sequence genomic sequence taaaagtacTCGCAATCCaagataataaatagtaaGAGATACTTGAAAAAGTTTTCGCATTGCTACGGGGTCGATAATGAGCTTACGAGCTACTGAAGAAGCCCTTGGTAGTAAAAATTGCCGGCTGATCCGGACATGGAAAAAGTTTGCGCAAGTTGGGTGTCATGCAATACGCAAACTTTCTTCAAACTCGCTCGAGGTAACTTCATAATAACTACTTgatactttgaatacttttattaatcgTTAAAAACCATcagatgtttttaaataaagtaagactaattaatttatacaaacTGAGTGtaagttgtaaaataaaagcattatttttcaaatgatatttttttgtggtgGTTATAGTgcacttttaaactttattcgTTGTGAAATACTTTGTTTAATATTCACTAAAAGTTATTGAtctatctatacatatatgtatagatagatgtatttttaattcattatttaaattgcgaTTAAATAGTTATCAAGATAAAATGTACTTTCATCcgttagagtaaaaaaatttttttacggacCAGGTTATTGAATTATGCTTTAATAGCTGTTCATTTTATGCAGAATTCTATGATTTATAAGatccatttattaatttttttttgtgaaaagaaaaagtaaattattactttgaaATTCCTATTTGACGcgggtaatttaaaataaatatttgttacctcatttaaaattctttctatgaatgtttttaaaaacgattcaaaatatttttttttaaatccaaattctgttcgtaaaaaaattttttctcaacccaagaaattttttttttttttttaatttgaagttcaaaaatttcttgagctaagaaacaattttttttgtgtacataaatagaattatttaaatatttaaaaatgtgtcacgtaaattaatagtttttttttaattttgtaataaaatatccaataaaaaatgaataattataaaaaatgaaatatttcagATGATATTAGAGCCATGGTAAGACGAGACCGCATTGAAAAAAGCGACAAAaaggaggaaaaaaaattgccaacCGTTGATGAAGAGGAGAAAGACTTGAATCAAGGTTTCGGTGATTGGCTAAGATCGAGTGACGGTGTGGAAATGATGAGACTTTTTGtaattgcaaattcacttctTGTTTTTGTCACAATCGGTTGGCCAAATATACAACAAGTATGGTCCATAATTAAGGATTACATAACCGGCGAGGACGAATAGTTTAAGATAATCATCTTAAAAGTATGacaatataaatgaaaaatactacacagaaaaaaaaaatatttcttgtcctaaaaaattttttgtttcaaatttaaaataaaaaaaattcgcggtaagaaattatttttttttctgtggatTGCAGGAAAATTTAGTcaggatattaaaaataaaatgtatttttaaaattgacagataaaaaaattgaattttaatgaatgatAAAGTACCTAATGCTCGTCTAAAACTTGGACGGATATTAAGTTTACTCCTCGTTTCTTAAACAACTATCGATTTTCGAAGCACTACTTGAAGAAAACTAGCTCAACGTGAGTAATTGTGTTACTCGGCTGAATTTTCCTCAATTGCATTCTAACGTGAAAGTGAAAAAGCTTCGCAAGAGGAAATAATATCCCTAAggcgaaatttttaaaataaatatctactatcataaatttaatgacaacGTTACGGATTCTtaacatcaattaattttgaaaaagtatatatttattttccactGACAGCATAATTTACTTTTGGcgggaaaatatttttttaaaaatttaaattgcaaaacAATATGACGagttttcaatcaattttttgatcgattatatgaatatatagggaaattttttgaattcaaaaataattatgctgGCTGTGGCAATTCGCGGTGTTGTTTTACTGATCGTAATTGGCTGGTACAGTAACAGCGTTTGGAAAATGATTGACGgatattttaaagataaatttgaaaaatatttacgtgATGAGTACAAAAGATTTCCGCAAATGAAAAAAGATgttcaagaaaaattaacgGAAAAACAAATAAACGAAATTGTCGACTCTACTATAATAGACAGCAAAAATAAACCCAAAGAAAAgccattaatattaaattcaaatgttgatgaaattaataaaattaaatcagttaatttgggcaatgaagaaaatttcaaatcaaaagaTGAGTTACGACTGAAAccaattaaagaaattaataagaaaaagaaatcgaaatttaaaaatttacattctattgataaaatcaGAGCTGAGAATGACGAAAATGATTTTTCGGAGTTTGAAAGCGATGGTGATAAaagagaaattaaattaaaaggtaTACGAGTGGCGAGTTTATCATTTAAACCTAAAGCTGATATTGGTAGTCTTGATATTATTTCAGAAGATGAATTCTGTCcaattaatttagataattatgaTGAGGAAACGTGTGGAGAAATTAAAGTATGGccttaattatttagtttatttgtaattttaaatttaaatatcaattttaagttttcatttgtttgaatattatatataggcctctccaaaaatcagatctataaaaaattttcaagaggacgctcacaaattttgaaagtatcaAAAaagatcgaaatttgaatttttatttcaaatttttttcttgctagtggcagcaatagtttatatttatgaaatcatgactacgctgaaaatatgagcccaaatttaaatatttaaacggcgctcaagaattttgaatgtttccgagtactgtcttttgaaagttttcgagcgacccttgaaaattgataataaagcttctcgattttttaacCATCAATTTGCATCTCAATGAATGGAGATATAATccgagaaatataaataataagttatttacatacttttttattttttaattcaatttttaggttttttcgcttattcaaaacttacaaaattttaatgtttaagactgtcctgtatatttttggttatgcaaaagttatatttaagtgaaatgacaataattgagttataaaaaaatacaaaaactaattcaaagtattagtcacatattatcagttaatattcaaaattcttgagcgccgtttaaatatttaaatttttggctgaaattttcagcatagacatgattttacaaatataaattattgctgccacgagaaagaaaaaatttataagtaaaaatccgaatttcaataatttttgatactttcaaaattcgtgagcgacctcttgaaaattttttatcgagctgatttttggagaggcttcttaaaacatcgtaaaccaaaaaattttcataagtctcgaaaaaaaaaaaaatagtccatttttttgggccaccctagtatatatgaaataaataaaatttcaaaaattaaaataattattaattacaaaaattataataaataaaataaattatttttaagtattataaatttaaaatttattatttaaaacgcactataaaattttatttcgattgTATAATCTACGAAagttatattaaaagtttataccGGATTCGAAAAAcacaaactttaaataaatataatattaaaattatgcaAACTAAAGTAGAAACtttcagttaaataattttatattacaacaattttttttttactaaattatttaaatgcgaAAGTACTATTGCATAGTTTACAAacaattttcattcaaattctTCCAAACAAATTCCGCgcgcttttaaaaaaatagaaataaaatttttatgaataaaagaaaagtctttcaattttataaaaatataaatttttttttttaaattcaaaccagagaatttatcttaaataaataaatattttcgacaGGTGcagtttgtttaaataaaataattactcacaCTCCGAAAGCCcgtcacttaatttaaaaatatcaaataaaaaatcaatttaaatatttaattgcaatttaaaaatttaaacccagaattttataaacaaaatttatataaaaactttagtCTGGTTTTGtaggttaatttaaaaatatatatgatttaatgtagactattttaatttttaaatattcaaattaatttacaagtgaaggataattatttaaaacaaaaaaaattaattaattgtatttactAACCtagtaattttgtaaaataaagtataataataaaaaatgaactaacCTAGGATACGATGATCTGGAGcaggatatttattttaaaatgattattatttttaaattagaaatttttttaacaccaatAAAAACACACTATTTTTTAGCGCttgtttatacatttttacacTTATATTCACAAGTTAACATACTTACATTACGAATTAACACTGACAACACACGATAAATCATCAAATGAGAGCGCGTCATTCTCCAGTATGTCGCACTCACACACACTcacaatatacatatactacaTGCTCAcacatatactttttaaatttatatacacatgcaatatatatatgttacataAACCCATGTCTATGTGAATGTTCACAATCCACCTTTAGTTTGAATATTTCTGCACAAATTTTTCCCGGGCAGCACTGTCGCGCTTTTAAAAATCgtcatttttactaaaaaaaaaaaaatcgatactcgattacttgataaatttataaatttttatattttatttagtaatcaaTACTCAAATTACCCgccaatttttgaatttttaaaaaccgtaatgtgtaaaaaaaatatttaaaaaatcgcggctataatttaaatttttattttttgtaatttaatttaaaaaaatattcaaaaatttatcgtttgCTAACTAgagtgtaaatttaaaattaaaatattcttaaaaaatgcgcgcgctaatttttaaattgtcaataaataaaaaaatttaatttatattctactcactatttatttatttaaaaatttaaaaaagttccaACTGTCAGTTATATTCACACTCGAAATTTCGATGAcaatcgattaatcgattgaCATTCTTTCGAGTAATCTCAAAGTGCATCAGCGCATGTGTATACAGAGGGTATAGGTTACGtttttacatacatttatatttatatcatttatatatatattatatacatttacacataatagtaaaatatgaGTGACtatctagtaattaattattcatgtattatttaaatttcttaattatcaatgatatttatttattgacaaaagataagttttaattattaataataacaatagatatacatatatatttaaatacatatagatatatttaaaaaatggcagATAACTGTAGcgatagtaataattttaatggtaTTCCACCTCTGCGGGAAAGTTtggtaagtaaatttaaaaaaaaactaagtttatttatttaattaactaattaattaatttttatacgcaGATAAATACAgcagttaaatttttgaaaaacccGCAAGTGTCATCGAGcccttcgaaaaaaaaatacatatttctaaaaaataaaggtCTGACGGAtgaagaaattaaaaagtcaTTTGAACTTGCGACAGTAGCACTTccaattgataataaaaacgaATTTACTTCGATATCTATTCCttcctataataataataataattatgttagtagtaattatttaacgcAACCAAAGtggatttatattattaaagaagTTTTTAATGTTACCGCCTTTATTGGGACTACTTTTTACTGCATTTACTGGTGTTACaaggtaatatttttttttaattttaaattttaattcaaattcaaattataagatttgacaaattttaaacttcaattattcataactaacaatttatttaagttcaaaactttgaatatttttaagtaactTTTGGTGGTGGCATGGGGTCTagataattttcgaatttcaaaatttataaagccTAAACCCATGTCACCACTGAAGACATTCATTGcctgcaatatttttttgtacattggAAATTCTTACGgctactaaaatttattctagttcTATTGCCtatggaaatattaaatatgtaatttaattgcgaaaaaaataattgcagttCTATTgcctagaaaaataattcatgatgTTTGATTGATTGCTATTTAATTGTGAACCCAATCAAAGAAATTCCTAATTAATGTAGATGCTCCTGATTTTCCTGAGAAAATCTTGTACTTGAGGAGAAATGATCAACAAAGACCGatcacttgataaaaaaaagacgatTGATCTGTAAAATATGAGAACCGCAGTAGTCTTGACAAAAGTATAACTCGCCCGGTCCATAATAAGACACTGGGTTGAATCTCATAGTCGACTTAGGGAATCACCTGATCAGCTCACTAATTTCTGATAGAAAACTGTCAAGTTTTACAGTTGCTATTGTCAAGACTACCGAGGTTCTGATATTTTTCAGACCAGCtgcgttttttttatcaagtgatCGGTCTTGACGTTGATCATTTCTCCTCAACAAGTACAAGATTTTCTCAGCAAATAAATCAGAAGCTTGTCTACATTAATTAGGAATTTCTTTGATTGGGTTCACAATAAACTAGCAATCAATCAAAcatcatgaattatttttctaggcAATAGaactgcaattattttttatgcaattaaattacatatttaatatttccataGGCAATAGAACcgtagaataaattttagtagcCAACTGAgcttttaaatgattaattatttttcttacaattacagaaatttattgagccaattttatttaaacgtaaGCCTCCAAAACCTGATGACAATAACGAATTAATATTGAAAGACGTCAAAGAAATGAAAGAGTCCATAGCTAACGTTGAAGAAAACGTAAGCAAACTAACGTGCAATCACACACCAGACCCAACAGTACCACAATTAATACAGGAATTGAAACAAGACTTAGCTAGTTTAAAAGGTTTACTATTATCCCGCAAACAATTCCCAAGTGCGCCGCCTTCGATTCCAACTTGGCAGCTGGACGACGCCTCCAATCAGAACCGCGAAAAAACTACAGAAGACGATGCCGCGAGTGGCAGCAGCGCTAATAATTCTGACAGTTCGCTAGAAATGATACGAGAAGatccaaaataaattttttttattatcatatatatatatatatatatatatatacttattgataaattaatggaCAATAGTTATATTGATCACCAAAAAATGAACCCGACCCAAATTATACGATGCAATAaaatactgaatttttttttatacttttaataacattatttaattttttttttttatttaaaacaaacttTTAGTTTTGTagtaagttaaatttaaaaattcaaatttgcgCGGGAAttgtagataataaaaattgtggttttttatgttaaataaaaaataattcttataattatcatttattaagaGTCTATAATTAACACACCTTCAACAAGATTTCTACAAACTagtaactattattattattacattaattataattatcattatcattaaataattaattaattaattaattaataatcgctattatttataacagaGACATAACATTCCGATTAATATTACATTTAACCATTTTTTCATATCATACTGcaactgtaaataatataattattattttcacaaaaaaaatcattgaaataagtctacatttaaatttacattgaaCCAAATTATACcaagttaataattacaaaaggacatattttttttttttattgcaaattattttggatttattttaaactccattaaaaaaaaaaatttttaatccggGAACAGAATTTAAATCACGCGCccttattttcaaaatttttttttttaattttagattttaaataaatttgaacaattggcaaaaaaatttacgcgCTTTTGAAATTGGCGCCGTAATATAtgcgtgtaaaaaaaaaactcgttttaaaaaaaattcaaaaaaagttcgataagtggaatttttgaatttgaagtagattagattttttgtaattttgatagtaaaaaaaaattttggattttataAGAGCGATTTttgatgatcctgaagttatttaaagttaccaggcaatcaaaaatttttggatttttttttttcaccgaataaattacaaaaaaagaaaactaaaaaaatgcacacgtagaaaatttaaaaaactccaagtggattttttttaatatttttttttcaatagtttgacatttttcaaaaatccaaaaattac encodes the following:
- the LOC103575104 gene encoding uncharacterized protein LOC103575104, which encodes MLAVAIRGVVLLIVIGWYSNSVWKMIDGYFKDKFEKYLRDEYKRFPQMKKDVQEKLTEKQINEIVDSTIIDSKNKPKEKPLILNSNVDEINKIKSVNLGNEENFKSKDELRLKPIKEINKKKKSKFKNLHSIDKIRAENDENDFSEFESDGDKREIKLKGIRVASLSFKPKADIGSLDIISEDEFCPINLDNYDEETCGEIKVWP
- the LOC103575090 gene encoding peroxisomal membrane protein PEX14, translating into MADNCSDSNNFNGIPPLRESLINTAVKFLKNPQVSSSPSKKKYIFLKNKGLTDEEIKKSFELATVALPIDNKNEFTSISIPSYNNNNNYVSSNYLTQPKWIYIIKEVFNVTAFIGTTFYCIYWCYKKFIEPILFKRKPPKPDDNNELILKDVKEMKESIANVEENVSKLTCNHTPDPTVPQLIQELKQDLASLKGLLLSRKQFPSAPPSIPTWQLDDASNQNREKTTEDDAASGSSANNSDSSLEMIREDPK